The following is a genomic window from Saprospiraceae bacterium.
GTAATATATGAAGGAACCGGACATCCAGGAGTCGGAAGTGTTGCCAATGTGTCCAATGCTAAGGTGGCCAGACTTCTGAATGCAGAAGTCATAATGATCGTAGAAGGAGGGGTAGGGAGTACCATTGATATGCTGAATATGACAACAGCATTATTTAGAGAAGAAGGTGTACCAATACTTGGAGTGATAGTCAATAAAGTCATTCCGGAAAAAATGGACAAGGTGCGGTATTATGTTGAAAAATGGCTGAACGCCCATAATCTTCCTTTGCTGGGATTAATGCCATATGAAAAAAAGCTGGCTTACCCTTTGATTAAAACTGTAGCAGAAGCCGTAAATGGGTTTGTAACTTACAATGCTGATTATGTCGATAATAAAGTGGAAAGTATAATTGCAGGATCACTTATCGACCTGAAGGAATTGAAGAGTTCTGAAGACTTATTGCTGGTTGTGGCAACCAGATCCATCAATGAAGCTATCAAGAAGATTGAGTTGATGGCACTTAATCATGGAATTCAAAATTGTCCACTATCAGGTATTGTGGCTACAGGCGAAGGGCAAATTGATAAGCATACTATCAAATATATAGAGAAAAATAATCTGCCATTGATAAGGACTGAATTGGATACGTACGGATCTTTCCTTCGCATCAGCAAGATTGAAGTAAAAATCAACCGATCTACTCCCTGGAAAATAAAAATGGCCATTGATCTGATCGAAAATAATATAGATTTAGACAGAATTTTGGAATTGAGTCTTATAAAGGATTAATTACATAAAATATTTTCTATATTTCTTTTATTTGTGTAGTTTTATCATTATAATTGCCTATTGATAATTTTAATCAAAAACCATAAGTATGAATCCTTCAAACAACGTCATTCAAAAAACACTTTGCCTTATTCTGGGTGGTGGTGCTGGTACCAGATTGTATCCACTCACAAAGGACAGGTCAAAACCTGCAGTACCGATAGGAGGGAAATACAGGCTCATTGATATTCCTATTTCAAATTGTCTGAATGCAGGACTTTTTCGTATTTTTGTGCTAACACAATATAACTCTGCTTCACTCAATAAACATATTAAAAATTCTTTCCATTTTGATCTTTTTTCAAATGGATTTGTAGATATACTGGCAGCAGAGCAGACAAGTGGCAACATGGATTGGTTTCAAGGAACAGCAGATGCAGTCCGACAATCTGCAAGAAATTTTGGATACTATGATTTTGAC
Proteins encoded in this region:
- a CDS encoding AAA family ATPase — its product is MQKYKNIFVAATSQHVGKTTSTLGLVSTFMKKGLKVGYCKPVGQKFLDIQNLRVDKDTILFADLINFEIIPEMHSPVILGPGATEMYIDHPDDFDLEKIIINAEKELSKANEIVIYEGTGHPGVGSVANVSNAKVARLLNAEVIMIVEGGVGSTIDMLNMTTALFREEGVPILGVIVNKVIPEKMDKVRYYVEKWLNAHNLPLLGLMPYEKKLAYPLIKTVAEAVNGFVTYNADYVDNKVESIIAGSLIDLKELKSSEDLLLVVATRSINEAIKKIELMALNHGIQNCPLSGIVATGEGQIDKHTIKYIEKNNLPLIRTELDTYGSFLRISKIEVKINRSTPWKIKMAIDLIENNIDLDRILELSLIKD